One Actinosynnema pretiosum DNA segment encodes these proteins:
- a CDS encoding glycoside hydrolase family 3 C-terminal domain-containing protein translates to MSTDQPTVPASVADQAALGSGADMWTTKAVGDVPSIFVTDGPHGLRKQTGDTDNLGIGGSVPATCFPPAVGLAQSWDADLVERVGRALGEECRAEGVSVLLGPGVNIKRDPRCGRNFEYYSEDPLLSGALGAAWVRGVQSRGVGASLKHYAANNTETDRMRSSSNVDPRTLREVYLRPFQRVVEDAQPWTVMCAYNRINGVHASEDRWLLTDVLRGEWGFEGAVVSDWGAVRDRVAAVSAGLDLEMPGGGDTDADVVAAVEAGELDPAVVELAASRVAALAAKGVAGRRSDVVLDVDAHHALAREVAARCVVLLKNEGAALPLAPGSSVAVIGAFARAPRFQGGGSSHVNPTRVDVPLDEIRRHAPSATFAAGFTTDGSGDAAALRAEAVAAAGAAESAVLFLGLAADQESEGFDREHIEIPAEQVELLAAVLQAQPRTAVVLSHGGALRLAPLAGAPALLDAALLGQAGGAAVADVLFGAVNPSGRLAETAPTRLEDTPAFLNFPGERSQVYYGEGLHVGYRWYDARDAAVGFPFGHGLSYTSFEHRDLTVSASEAGITASVTVVNTGERAGREVVQFYVSVPGSSVTRPVRELKGFASLDLEPGAEGRVEVLLRAADLAYWDVAADRWVLESGEYEVTAGASSRDLRASATVTVTGDETPVPFTPESTLGEVLADPAGAEVFGGLLAGVFGSSESSEDALGMDMAKMMASIPLERFVSLSGGKLTRAGLADKLAEVNATR, encoded by the coding sequence ATGAGCACCGACCAGCCCACCGTGCCCGCGTCAGTGGCCGACCAGGCCGCGCTCGGCAGCGGCGCGGACATGTGGACCACGAAGGCGGTCGGCGACGTGCCGTCGATCTTCGTCACCGACGGCCCGCACGGCCTGCGCAAGCAGACCGGCGACACCGACAACCTCGGCATCGGCGGCAGCGTCCCCGCGACCTGCTTCCCGCCCGCCGTCGGCCTCGCGCAGAGCTGGGACGCCGACCTGGTCGAGCGGGTCGGCCGGGCCCTCGGCGAGGAGTGCCGGGCCGAGGGCGTGTCCGTCCTGCTCGGACCGGGTGTGAACATCAAGCGCGACCCGCGCTGCGGCCGCAACTTCGAGTACTACTCCGAGGACCCGCTGCTCTCCGGCGCGCTCGGCGCGGCCTGGGTGCGCGGCGTGCAGTCGCGGGGCGTGGGAGCCTCGCTCAAGCACTACGCGGCCAACAACACCGAGACCGACCGGATGCGCTCCAGCTCCAACGTCGACCCGCGCACCCTGCGCGAGGTGTACCTGCGGCCGTTCCAGCGGGTCGTCGAGGACGCCCAGCCGTGGACGGTCATGTGCGCCTACAACCGGATCAACGGCGTGCACGCGTCCGAGGACCGCTGGCTGCTCACCGACGTGCTGCGCGGCGAGTGGGGCTTCGAGGGCGCCGTGGTCAGCGACTGGGGCGCGGTGCGCGACCGGGTGGCCGCCGTGTCGGCCGGGTTGGACCTGGAGATGCCCGGCGGTGGCGACACCGACGCGGACGTCGTCGCCGCCGTCGAGGCGGGCGAGCTGGACCCGGCCGTGGTCGAGCTGGCCGCGTCGCGGGTCGCCGCGCTGGCCGCCAAGGGCGTGGCCGGTCGCCGCTCCGACGTCGTGCTGGACGTCGACGCGCACCACGCGCTGGCCCGCGAGGTCGCCGCGCGCTGCGTCGTGCTGCTCAAGAACGAGGGCGCCGCGCTGCCACTCGCCCCCGGCTCGTCCGTCGCCGTCATCGGCGCGTTCGCGCGGGCCCCGCGCTTCCAGGGCGGCGGCAGCTCGCACGTGAACCCGACCAGGGTCGACGTGCCGCTGGACGAGATCCGCCGCCACGCGCCGTCCGCGACCTTCGCCGCCGGCTTCACCACCGACGGTTCCGGCGACGCGGCGGCCCTGCGCGCCGAGGCCGTCGCCGCCGCGGGCGCCGCGGAGTCCGCCGTGCTGTTCCTGGGCCTGGCCGCCGACCAGGAGTCCGAGGGCTTCGACCGCGAGCACATCGAGATCCCCGCCGAGCAGGTCGAGCTGCTGGCCGCCGTGCTCCAGGCCCAGCCCCGCACCGCCGTCGTGCTCTCCCACGGCGGCGCGCTGCGCCTGGCCCCCCTCGCGGGCGCGCCCGCCCTGCTGGACGCCGCGCTGCTCGGCCAAGCGGGCGGCGCGGCCGTCGCGGACGTGCTGTTCGGCGCGGTCAACCCGTCCGGCAGGCTCGCCGAGACCGCGCCCACCCGGCTGGAGGACACCCCCGCGTTCCTGAACTTCCCCGGCGAGCGCTCGCAGGTCTACTACGGCGAGGGCCTGCACGTCGGCTACCGCTGGTACGACGCCCGCGACGCCGCCGTCGGCTTCCCGTTCGGCCACGGCCTGTCGTACACCAGCTTCGAGCACCGGGACCTGACCGTCTCCGCCTCCGAGGCCGGGATCACCGCGTCGGTGACGGTGGTCAACACCGGCGAGCGGGCGGGTCGCGAGGTCGTCCAGTTCTACGTGTCCGTCCCCGGCTCGTCGGTGACGCGGCCCGTGCGCGAGCTGAAGGGCTTCGCCTCTCTGGACCTGGAGCCCGGCGCCGAGGGCCGCGTCGAGGTCCTGCTGCGAGCCGCCGACCTGGCCTACTGGGACGTCGCGGCGGACCGCTGGGTGCTGGAGAGCGGCGAGTACGAGGTGACCGCAGGCGCGTCGAGCCGAGACCTGCGCGCGTCCGCCACCGTCACGGTCACCGGCGACGAGACCCCGGTCCCGTTCACCCCGGAGTCCACCCTGGGCGAGGTCCTGGCCGATCCCGCGGGCGCCGAGGTGTTCGGCGGTTTGCTGGCGGGCGTGTTCGGCTCGTCCGAGTCGTCCGAGGACGCCCTCGGCATGGACATGGCGAAGATGATGGCGTCGATCCCGCTGGAGCGCTTCGTGAGCCTGTCCGGCGGCAAGCTGACCCGAGCTGGCCTCGCGGACAAGCTCGCCGAGGTGAACGCGACCAGGTGA
- a CDS encoding TetR/AcrR family transcriptional regulator produces MTRRGSYAKGLAKREEILTTALDLVARNGYRRTTVRELADAVGLSQAGLMHHFGSKEELFTEILRRRDEADRAEFLGDGESADLPDAYVRLVRHNAGVPGLVRLYNRVSAEAVEPEHPSHEYFGERYRALRADTAEAIRRLQAEGRMPAAADPDKLAVLVTALLDGLQTAWLYDGGTDMAEHVAHFWELVRGE; encoded by the coding sequence ATGACTCGACGGGGCTCGTACGCGAAGGGGCTGGCCAAGCGGGAGGAGATCCTCACCACAGCGCTCGACCTGGTCGCGCGCAACGGCTACCGGCGCACCACGGTGCGCGAGCTGGCCGACGCGGTGGGCCTGAGCCAGGCGGGGCTGATGCACCACTTCGGGTCCAAGGAGGAGCTGTTCACCGAGATCCTGCGGCGGCGCGACGAGGCCGACCGGGCGGAGTTCCTCGGCGACGGGGAGAGCGCGGACCTGCCGGACGCGTACGTGCGGCTGGTGCGGCACAACGCGGGCGTGCCGGGGCTGGTGCGGCTGTACAACCGGGTGTCGGCGGAGGCGGTGGAGCCGGAGCACCCGTCGCACGAGTACTTCGGCGAGCGGTACCGGGCGCTGCGCGCGGACACCGCCGAGGCGATCCGGCGGTTGCAGGCGGAGGGGCGGATGCCCGCGGCGGCGGACCCGGACAAGCTCGCGGTGCTGGTCACGGCGCTGCTGGACGGGTTGCAGACGGCGTGGCTGTACGACGGGGGCACGGACATGGCCGAGCACGTGGCGCACTTCTGGGAGCTGGTGCGCGGGGAGTGA
- a CDS encoding GNAT family N-acetyltransferase, with product MLVRPLTPADHDLLDAAVRLFRATEVADHTPFLTDPASIALVAQEDGRVVGWAWGTRQRHAAGYSQVQLYELAVAEASRRRGVGRALLTAFRDLARAEGHRRMWLFTDQDNTAAKALYAVEGGEPSPHDDAGYWWQL from the coding sequence GTGCTCGTCCGACCGCTGACCCCAGCCGACCACGACCTGCTCGACGCCGCCGTGCGCCTCTTCCGCGCCACCGAGGTCGCCGACCACACCCCGTTCCTGACCGACCCGGCCTCGATCGCGCTCGTCGCGCAGGAGGACGGCCGGGTCGTCGGCTGGGCGTGGGGCACCAGGCAGCGGCACGCGGCGGGCTACTCGCAGGTCCAGCTCTACGAGCTCGCCGTCGCCGAGGCCAGCAGGCGACGCGGGGTGGGGCGGGCCCTGCTCACCGCGTTCCGCGACCTCGCGCGCGCCGAGGGCCACCGCCGCATGTGGCTGTTCACCGACCAGGACAACACCGCCGCCAAGGCCCTGTACGCCGTCGAGGGCGGTGAGCCCTCCCCGCACGACGACGCGGGCTACTGGTGGCAGCTCTGA
- a CDS encoding M20/M25/M40 family metallo-hydrolase, giving the protein MTNTGGGLELAQDEVVALASELIRIDTTNTGDPDTLVPERAAAEWVAEKLAEVGYETTYVESGNTGKGRGNVIARLAGADPSRGALLVHGHLDVVPADASEWSVHPFSGAVQDGYVWGRGAVDMKDMVAMSLAVARRFKRDGIVPPRDIVFAFLADEEAGGLQGAHWLIDHRPELFEGVTEAISEVGGFSITLKDDVRAYLVETAEKGIRWLKLRVRGTAGHGSMIHHDNAVAKLAAAVTKLGQHRFPLVISPSVREFLDGVTEITGIDFPEDDIEGAVGKLGALSRMIGATLRDTANPTMLTAGYKANVIPSVAEATVDCRILPGREEAFDAELAELLGPDVEREWIGLPPVETTFDGALVDAMVGSISAEDPGAKVLPYMLSGGTDAKAFQRLGIRNFGFAPLKLPADLDFTGLFHGVDERVPVDALKFGVRVLDRFLLNS; this is encoded by the coding sequence GTGACGAACACAGGGGGCGGGCTGGAGCTCGCGCAGGACGAGGTCGTGGCGCTCGCCAGCGAGCTGATCAGGATCGACACCACCAACACCGGCGACCCGGACACGCTGGTGCCCGAGCGGGCCGCGGCCGAGTGGGTCGCGGAGAAGCTGGCCGAGGTCGGGTACGAGACCACCTACGTCGAGTCCGGGAACACCGGCAAGGGGCGCGGCAACGTGATCGCGCGGTTGGCCGGGGCCGACCCGTCGCGGGGCGCGCTGCTGGTGCACGGGCACCTGGACGTGGTGCCCGCCGACGCGTCGGAGTGGTCGGTGCACCCGTTCTCCGGCGCGGTGCAGGACGGGTACGTGTGGGGGCGGGGCGCGGTCGACATGAAGGACATGGTCGCCATGTCCCTCGCGGTGGCGCGGCGGTTCAAGCGGGACGGGATCGTGCCGCCCAGGGACATCGTGTTCGCGTTCCTCGCCGACGAGGAGGCGGGCGGGCTGCAGGGCGCGCACTGGCTGATCGACCACCGGCCGGAGCTGTTCGAGGGTGTCACCGAGGCGATCAGCGAGGTCGGCGGGTTCTCGATCACGCTCAAGGACGACGTGCGCGCCTACCTCGTGGAGACGGCGGAGAAGGGCATCCGCTGGCTGAAGCTGCGCGTGCGCGGCACGGCGGGCCACGGGTCGATGATCCACCACGACAACGCGGTCGCGAAGCTGGCCGCCGCGGTGACCAAGCTGGGGCAGCACCGGTTCCCGCTGGTGATCTCGCCGTCGGTGCGGGAGTTCCTCGACGGGGTCACCGAGATCACCGGCATCGACTTCCCCGAGGACGACATCGAGGGCGCCGTCGGCAAGCTCGGCGCGCTGTCGCGGATGATCGGCGCGACGCTGCGCGACACGGCCAACCCGACGATGCTGACCGCCGGGTACAAGGCGAACGTGATCCCGTCCGTGGCCGAGGCCACCGTGGACTGCCGCATCCTGCCCGGCCGCGAGGAGGCGTTCGACGCGGAGCTGGCGGAGCTGCTCGGCCCGGACGTGGAGCGCGAGTGGATCGGCCTGCCGCCGGTGGAGACCACGTTCGACGGGGCGCTGGTGGACGCGATGGTCGGCTCGATCAGCGCGGAGGACCCCGGCGCGAAGGTGCTGCCGTACATGCTGTCGGGCGGCACGGACGCGAAGGCGTTCCAGCGCCTGGGCATCCGCAACTTCGGCTTCGCGCCGCTGAAGCTGCCCGCCGACCTGGACTTCACGGGGCTCTTCCACGGGGTGGACGAGCGGGTGCCGGTGGACGCGCTGAAGTTCGGGGTGCGGGTGCTGGACAGGTTCCTGCTGAACTCGTGA
- a CDS encoding IclR family transcriptional regulator codes for MAEATRPMQVVVRALDVLGALSAAGTSRSLQELHEQLDIPVGSMHRLLATLEQSGYVSRSPVNRRYFLGRSARALGQQARANGARLVRPPAPLEVAARESGETVFLSELIGDVPVCVALVEARHPLRLFVRIGQEMPLHAASSARSILAFQEDEVARALLANAPLTEYTSGTPRTTEGVLEHLSVVRAQGYDVCDNELDRNVWAVSAPVRSIDGSVGASVTLAAAGARMRDPLDRTRATATVLRAARALSEELGYVADED; via the coding sequence GTGGCCGAGGCAACCCGTCCCATGCAAGTGGTAGTAAGAGCGCTCGACGTGCTCGGCGCGCTGTCCGCGGCGGGCACCAGCCGCAGCCTCCAGGAGCTGCACGAGCAGCTCGACATCCCCGTCGGCAGCATGCACCGGCTGCTGGCGACCCTGGAGCAGTCCGGCTACGTGTCCCGCTCGCCGGTCAACCGCCGCTACTTCCTGGGCCGCTCCGCCCGCGCGCTCGGCCAGCAGGCCAGGGCGAACGGCGCCAGGCTCGTCCGCCCGCCCGCGCCGCTGGAGGTCGCGGCGCGGGAGAGCGGCGAGACCGTGTTCCTGAGCGAGCTGATCGGCGACGTGCCGGTGTGCGTGGCGCTCGTGGAGGCCAGGCACCCGCTGCGGCTGTTCGTCCGGATCGGCCAGGAGATGCCGCTGCACGCCGCGTCGTCGGCGCGCAGCATCCTGGCGTTCCAGGAGGACGAGGTGGCGCGGGCGCTGCTCGCGAACGCCCCGCTCACCGAGTACACGTCGGGCACCCCGCGCACCACCGAGGGCGTGCTGGAGCACCTGTCGGTGGTGCGCGCGCAGGGCTACGACGTGTGCGACAACGAGCTGGACCGCAACGTCTGGGCGGTGTCCGCGCCGGTGCGCTCGATCGACGGCAGCGTCGGCGCGAGCGTGACCCTGGCGGCGGCGGGCGCGCGGATGCGCGACCCGCTCGACCGCACCAGGGCGACGGCGACCGTGCTGCGCGCGGCGCGGGCGCTGTCGGAGGAACTGGGGTACGTCGCGGACGAGGACTGA
- a CDS encoding nucleoside phosphorylase, producing the protein MARSAADPWLDGRPPHLPCGPGDLPEVCLLPGDPARVDRAAQVLDDFRVLGQNREFRVGVGTSGGVPVAVCSTGIGGPSTEIAVVELARLGVRTVIRTGGMGALGAHIEPGDLCVVTEAEREGGAARHYADPEIPALATTAVSEALLAAAPAHFRRPAHRIRVLSCDSYYVGEGRALDRMEERAARRLAEIEAMGVDAMDMECETVLTVGAAMGLRVGAVLVAHASRASDSWLEDYEPAQLAMLRVAAAAARDLVATPGV; encoded by the coding sequence GTGGCCCGCAGCGCAGCAGACCCCTGGCTCGACGGGCGACCCCCGCACCTGCCGTGCGGACCCGGCGACCTGCCCGAGGTGTGCCTGCTCCCCGGCGACCCGGCGCGCGTCGACCGGGCCGCCCAGGTGCTCGACGACTTCCGCGTCCTCGGGCAGAACCGCGAGTTCAGGGTGGGTGTCGGCACCTCCGGCGGAGTTCCGGTGGCGGTCTGCTCGACCGGCATCGGCGGGCCGTCCACCGAGATCGCCGTGGTCGAGCTGGCCCGCCTCGGCGTGCGCACCGTCATCCGCACCGGCGGCATGGGGGCGCTCGGCGCGCACATCGAGCCGGGCGACCTGTGCGTGGTGACCGAGGCCGAGCGGGAGGGCGGGGCCGCCCGGCACTACGCCGACCCGGAAATCCCCGCCCTCGCCACGACGGCGGTCTCCGAGGCGCTGCTGGCCGCCGCGCCCGCGCATTTCCGGCGGCCCGCCCACCGAATTCGCGTGCTCTCCTGCGACAGCTATTACGTCGGAGAGGGCAGAGCGTTGGACCGAATGGAGGAACGCGCCGCCCGGCGTTTGGCGGAAATCGAGGCCATGGGCGTCGACGCCATGGACATGGAGTGCGAGACCGTGCTGACCGTCGGGGCCGCGATGGGGTTGCGCGTCGGCGCCGTCCTGGTCGCCCACGCGTCCCGCGCGAGCGACAGCTGGCTGGAGGACTACGAGCCCGCGCAGCTGGCGATGCTGCGGGTGGCGGCGGCAGCGGCGCGTGACCTGGTGGCCACCCCGGGTGTGTGA
- a CDS encoding ABC transporter ATP-binding protein: MTPPAPSGAQPGVPAPAPPRPLLSIRGVDKRYRTAKGATVQALEGIDLDIAEGEIVAVIGPSGCGKSTLLRMVAGLDDDYTGTVEWRSPPRPGKDIGFVFQEPALLPWRTVAGNVGLGLEGRKDLEGAEQRVAELLDLVGLGDFAKSYPKELSGGMRQRTAIVRALAYDPQILLMDEPFGALDAITRDRLHDDILRIWERTRKTIVFVTHSVEEAAYLADRVVVMSARPGRIRAVHRVPLHRDRTPATRELPEFGRFAGMLRGELA; this comes from the coding sequence GTGACCCCTCCCGCCCCGAGCGGCGCCCAGCCCGGCGTCCCGGCACCCGCCCCTCCCCGGCCGCTGCTGAGCATCCGAGGCGTCGACAAGCGCTACCGCACGGCCAAGGGCGCGACGGTGCAGGCGCTGGAGGGCATCGACCTGGACATCGCCGAGGGCGAGATCGTCGCGGTCATCGGGCCGTCGGGCTGCGGCAAGTCGACGCTGCTGCGCATGGTCGCCGGCCTGGACGACGACTACACCGGGACCGTCGAGTGGCGGAGCCCGCCGCGCCCCGGCAAGGACATCGGCTTCGTGTTCCAGGAGCCCGCGCTGCTGCCGTGGCGCACCGTGGCGGGCAACGTCGGCCTGGGTCTGGAGGGCCGCAAGGACCTGGAGGGCGCCGAGCAGCGGGTGGCCGAGCTGCTGGACCTGGTGGGGCTGGGCGACTTCGCCAAGTCCTACCCGAAGGAGCTGTCCGGCGGGATGCGCCAGCGCACCGCGATCGTGCGCGCGCTGGCCTACGACCCGCAGATCCTGCTGATGGACGAGCCGTTCGGCGCGCTGGACGCGATCACCCGCGACCGCCTGCACGACGACATCCTGCGGATCTGGGAGCGCACCAGGAAGACGATCGTCTTCGTCACGCACAGCGTGGAGGAGGCCGCCTACCTGGCCGACCGCGTCGTGGTGATGTCCGCGCGCCCCGGCCGCATCCGCGCGGTGCACCGGGTGCCGCTGCACCGCGACCGCACCCCCGCCACCCGCGAGCTGCCCGAGTTCGGCCGCTTCGCCGGGATGCTGCGCGGGGAGCTGGCATGA
- a CDS encoding ABC transporter permease, whose translation MSVRDLVDETAVPRARGRFDLRRAGTAALYLAVVVGAWHLYVTLADVPQYLLPAPGAVAESLAGLASSGELWPHLGYTVRNIVIGLVSGILIGCALGWVLASSPRARMLLAPYVVLFQAAPKIAVAPLLVLWFGLGLGSQLTLVVMLAFFPMMIAMTLGLGEVTDDMRALGRVLAMDRGRFLLRVQLPAALPALFAGARISVIDAMTGAFLAEYLSAKQGLGYLMVMGKSTYDTPQLLAAVLLTVVVGLTGFGLVGLVERIALPWRR comes from the coding sequence ATGAGCGTGCGCGACCTGGTCGACGAGACCGCCGTGCCGAGGGCGCGCGGCCGGTTCGACCTGCGCCGCGCGGGCACGGCGGCGCTGTACCTGGCGGTGGTGGTCGGCGCGTGGCACCTGTACGTCACGCTCGCCGACGTCCCGCAGTACCTGCTGCCCGCGCCCGGAGCCGTCGCCGAGTCGCTGGCCGGGCTGGCGAGCAGCGGCGAGCTGTGGCCGCACCTGGGCTACACGGTGCGCAACATCGTCATCGGCCTGGTCTCGGGCATCCTGATCGGCTGCGCGCTGGGCTGGGTTCTGGCGTCCTCGCCGCGCGCCCGGATGCTGCTCGCGCCGTACGTGGTGCTGTTCCAGGCCGCGCCGAAGATCGCCGTCGCCCCGCTGCTGGTGCTGTGGTTCGGCCTGGGCCTCGGCTCGCAGCTCACGCTCGTGGTGATGCTCGCGTTCTTCCCGATGATGATCGCGATGACCCTCGGCCTGGGCGAGGTCACCGACGACATGCGCGCGCTCGGCCGCGTCCTGGCCATGGACCGCGGGCGGTTCCTGCTGCGCGTGCAGCTGCCCGCCGCGCTGCCCGCCCTGTTCGCGGGCGCCCGGATCTCCGTGATCGACGCGATGACCGGCGCGTTCCTGGCCGAGTACCTGTCCGCGAAGCAGGGCCTCGGCTACCTGATGGTGATGGGCAAGAGCACCTACGACACCCCCCAGCTGCTCGCCGCCGTCCTGCTGACGGTCGTGGTCGGCCTGACCGGGTTCGGCCTGGTCGGGCTGGTCGAGCGGATCGCACTGCCGTGGCGCCGCTAG
- a CDS encoding ABC transporter substrate-binding protein, translating to MSSSTLSRRRFGALTAVVATAAALVACSPADAGSSSSSGEGGTKKVTMQIDGSAVPYYAPLYAAQKQGFFKNHGLEVEFTYAQGADIVQNVAAGNVDFGFPNGDSVITAYAKGIKTNVVHTTYQQGIGALLFRDDSGIKTPADLKGRKVGVTDLGSANYAQLQAMLAKENVPLSEVQVETIGTGAIVDAMKNGQVDAIVFSRLRYYALLQAGVGVGQVLSDEYLPSFGNIVIANPEKVNSDAETVKSFNAALNEGIQYVIDNVGEATRMAIKDYAPTFEGQEAQIELILDDVFALTLWQSADTEEHGLGYGNVDRWNESIKAQVGFKLIDNEFNADEMVKNVR from the coding sequence ATGTCCAGCTCCACCCTGTCCCGCCGCCGCTTCGGCGCCCTGACCGCCGTGGTGGCCACCGCCGCCGCGCTGGTCGCGTGCAGCCCCGCCGACGCGGGCTCGTCCTCGTCCTCGGGCGAGGGCGGCACCAAGAAGGTCACCATGCAGATCGACGGCTCGGCGGTGCCGTACTACGCCCCGCTGTACGCCGCGCAGAAGCAGGGCTTCTTCAAGAACCACGGCCTGGAGGTGGAGTTCACCTACGCCCAGGGCGCGGACATCGTGCAGAACGTCGCCGCGGGCAACGTGGACTTCGGCTTCCCCAACGGCGACTCGGTGATCACCGCGTACGCCAAGGGCATCAAGACCAACGTCGTGCACACCACGTACCAGCAGGGCATCGGCGCGCTGCTGTTCCGCGACGACTCCGGCATCAAGACCCCGGCGGACCTCAAGGGCCGCAAGGTCGGCGTGACCGACCTGGGCAGCGCGAACTACGCGCAGCTGCAGGCGATGCTGGCCAAGGAGAACGTGCCGCTGTCCGAGGTGCAGGTCGAGACCATCGGCACCGGCGCGATCGTGGACGCCATGAAGAACGGCCAGGTCGACGCGATCGTCTTCTCCCGGCTGCGCTACTACGCGCTGCTCCAGGCCGGGGTGGGCGTCGGCCAGGTGCTGAGCGACGAGTACCTGCCGTCGTTCGGCAACATCGTCATCGCGAACCCGGAGAAGGTGAACTCCGACGCCGAGACGGTGAAGTCGTTCAACGCGGCCCTGAACGAGGGCATCCAGTACGTGATCGACAACGTCGGCGAGGCCACCAGGATGGCCATCAAGGACTACGCGCCCACGTTCGAGGGCCAGGAGGCCCAGATCGAGCTGATCCTGGACGACGTGTTCGCGCTGACCCTGTGGCAGTCGGCCGACACCGAGGAGCACGGCCTCGGCTACGGCAACGTGGACCGCTGGAACGAGTCCATCAAGGCCCAGGTCGGGTTCAAGCTGATCGACAACGAGTTCAACGCCGACGAGATGGTGAAGAACGTCCGATGA
- a CDS encoding ABC transporter permease → MTSPTAPARGTALLAGLVSLAVGIAAWWTAASLPVVPDYVLPSPGELVSRAVTLFRGGGLGVHLAQTLAEVLQGVLIGTVAGVLLAVLFVRLRWLEKLLMPVIVVVQVTPKISIAPLIVLWLGLGIGSKITLIALVTFYPILVNVVAKLRGMPTAFDDLSVVLGMSGARRARVLQLPFALPALLAGLRVGVLQAVTAAVIGEFIGAQAGLGYLEKQAQDNDDIQVVFITLILLCLIGWVLYAVVDLVERQVKARFDIG, encoded by the coding sequence ATGACCTCCCCGACCGCACCGGCGCGCGGCACCGCGCTGCTCGCCGGCCTGGTGTCCCTGGCCGTGGGCATCGCCGCGTGGTGGACCGCCGCGTCGCTGCCGGTCGTGCCGGACTACGTGCTGCCCAGCCCCGGCGAGCTGGTGAGCAGGGCCGTGACCCTGTTCCGCGGCGGCGGGCTGGGCGTGCACCTCGCGCAGACCCTCGCCGAGGTCCTGCAGGGCGTGCTGATCGGCACGGTGGCCGGTGTGCTGCTCGCGGTGCTGTTCGTGCGGCTGAGGTGGCTGGAGAAGCTGCTGATGCCGGTGATCGTCGTGGTCCAGGTGACCCCGAAGATCTCGATCGCGCCGCTGATCGTGCTGTGGCTCGGGCTGGGCATCGGCTCGAAGATCACGCTGATCGCGCTGGTGACGTTCTACCCGATCCTGGTGAACGTCGTGGCCAAGCTGCGCGGGATGCCGACCGCGTTCGACGACCTGTCGGTCGTGCTCGGCATGTCCGGCGCGCGCAGAGCCAGGGTGCTCCAGCTGCCGTTCGCGCTGCCCGCGCTGCTGGCGGGGCTGCGGGTCGGCGTGCTCCAGGCGGTGACGGCGGCGGTGATCGGCGAGTTCATCGGCGCGCAGGCCGGCCTGGGGTACCTGGAGAAGCAGGCTCAGGACAACGACGACATCCAGGTCGTCTTCATCACCCTGATCCTGCTGTGCCTGATCGGCTGGGTGCTGTACGCGGTCGTGGACCTCGTGGAGCGCCAGGTGAAGGCCCGGTTCGACATCGGGTGA